The genomic window GCCCGGTGCTGGGACGAGCTGGGCGCCGCCGGTTTCACTCGAACGGATGTCGTCGTCGGCGTCGGTGGCGGCGCGACCACCGACCTGGCCGGCTATGTGGCCGCCGCCTGGCTGCGCGGGGTCCGCTGGGTGCCGGTGTCGACGTCGGTGGCCGGCATGGTCGACGCCGCCGTCGGTGGCAAGACCGCGGTCAACATCGCGGCCGGCAAGAACCTGGTCGGCGCGTTCCACCCGCCCGCCGGGGTGATCTGCGATCTGGACGCGCTGGACACGCTGCCCGCCGAGGACCTGGCGGCCGGTCTGGCCGAGGTGGTGAAGGGCGGTTTCATCGCCGACCCGCGGATCCTCGAGCTGATCGAGGCCGACCCGGCGCGAGCCCTGGACCCGCACTCGGACGTGCTGCGGGAGCTGATCGAGCGCAAGATCCGGGTGAAGGCGGACGTGGTCGGGGTCGACCTCAAGGAGTCCGGCCTGCGGGAGATCCTGAACTACGGGCACACCCTGGCGCACGCGATCGAGCGCCGGGAGCGGTTCTCCTGGAAGCACGGTCACGCCGTCGCGGTCGGCATGATCTTCGCGGCTGAGCTGGGCCGGCTCACCGGGCGGCTGGACGACGCCACTGCGGCACGGCACCGGAGTGTCCTGGTTTCACTCGGCCTGCCCACCTCGTACGACGAAGGCGCCTGGGACGACCTGCTGCCCGCCATGCGCGTCGACAAGAAGGCCCGTGCGGCGACCTTGCGGTTCGTGGTCCTGAACGGCCTGGCGAAACCGGGCATCCTGAGCGGCCCGGACGAACAGACGCTGCGCGAGGCGTACACGGCGGTGGCCCGATGATCTACGTGCTGAACGGGCCGAACCTGGGCCGGCTGGGCCTGCGGGAGCCGGGTGTCTACGGCTCGGCGACCTATCAGGATCTTGTCGACATGTGCCAGGGCGTGGCCGAGGCGCTGGGCCGGACGGTCGAGGTGCGGCAGACGAACGCCGAGCACGAGATGCTCGAATGGCTCTATCAGGCCGCCGACGAGGGTGCCGATGTGGTGCTGAACCCGGGCGCGTGGACCCATTACAACTACGCGGTCCGGGACGCCTGTGCGATGCTCCGCGGCAAATTGGTGGAAGTACACATCTCCAACGTCCATACCCGGGAGGAGTTCCGGCACCATTCGGTGATCTCGGCCGTCGCGACCGGTGTGATCGCGGGTCTCGGCTTTGACGGATATCGGCTGGCTCTGGAGCACATCGCGCGATAGGCCCGATTCGCTCCCGGCGGGTCAACGTCGGTAGAGTGGTTCGGTCACCGATACCCGTCAAGATCAAGGCAGGACATGGCTTCCACCAACGACCTGAAGAACGGCCTGGTTCTCAACCTCGACAAGGAGCTGTGGTCCGTCGTTGAGTTCCAGCACGTCAAGCCGGGTAAGGGTCCCGCCTTCGTGCGCACCACGCTGAAGCACGTGCTGTCTGGCAAGGTGGTCGACAAGACCTTCAACGCCGGTACCAAGGTCGAGACGGCGACCGTCGACAAGCGCACGATGCAGTACCTGTACCAGGACGGTGAGGACTACGTCTTCATGGACCTGGACAACTACGAGCAGATCCACGTCCCCGGCGCCACCGTCGGTGACAACGCGAACTACCTGTTGCCCGAGGCTGAGGCCACGGTCGCGCTGCACGAGGGTGTGCCGCTCTACATCGAGCTGGCGACCAGCGTGTACCTCGTGGTCACCTACACCGAGCCGGGTCTGCAGGGTGACCGCTCCACCGGCGGCACCAAGCCGGCCACGGTCGAGACCGGCGCCACCGTCAACGTTCCGCTCTTCATCACCAACGGTGAGAAGATCAAGGTCGACACCCGCGACGGCCGCTACCTCGGCCGCAGCTGATGGCGGAAGGTCCCAAGAAGGAACGGCTCGCGCGTCGCAAGGCTCGCAAGCGCGCGCTCGACGTCCTCTTCGAGGCAGACCTGCGTGACCTGCCGCCGAGTCAGGTGCTGCTCACGTACCTGGAGCGGATCGCCAAGCCGCACCCCGAGCACCTGGAGTACTCGAAGACGATCATCGACGGTGTCGGCAAGCACCTCGATCGGATCGACGAGCTGATCGCGAGTTACGCCGAGGGCTGGACCATCGACCGGATGCCGGCGGTGGACCGCAACCTGGCCCGGATCGCGGTTTACGAACTGCTCTTCGAGCCCGACGTCGACGACCCGGTGGCGATCACCGAGGCGGTCGAGCTGGCCAAGGAGATGTCGACCGACGACAGCCCGCGGTTCCTCAACGGGTTGCTCGACCGGATCGCGGCTTTCGCGACACGCTGAGGCATTCGCTTTCTGCGGGGAACGGCTCGGATCGAGAGGTCCGGGCCGTTTTCATACCCGGGTCCGGAAATACCCGGGGTCCGGAAATGCCCAGGGGTACGGAGATATCCGGGATACCGAACTGTCCGTCACGGGGTTCGGGAGAAGCGAATGCGAAAGCCCGCGCCGGGGGGACGCGGGCTTTACGGGGGGCGCTACAGGGTGTTGCTGATTTTGTTCAGTTGACGCAATCGCTGAAAAGAATTCAGCTGGCGAAGAACGCGCGGGGGTCGGCCACCAGAACACCCTGCTCGGTCAGGCGCTCGATGAGGCCGGACGGCGAGATGTCGTAGACGATGGCGAGCGCGCGCAGGTCGTCGGCGCGGATGGACAGAACGCGACCGTTGTAGTCGCCGCGCTGCTGCTGGATGGCCCGGGCGTAACGAGCCACGTAGGCGAGGTCCTCGCCGGTGGTGTCGTACAGCTTCTCCAGGTCGAGGACGATCTTGTTGGTGGCCTCCAGGCGGATACCGCTGCCGTCGGGCAGCAGCTCCGAGACGGGCACCCGGTAGAAGTCGGCCAGTTCGGCCAGGCGCGACACGGTGACCGCGCGGTCGCCGCGCTCGTAGGAGCCCACCACGACCGCTTTCCAGCGACCGTTGGACTTCTCTTCGACGCCCTGCAGGGACAGGCCCTGCTGCTGGCGGATGGAGCGCAGGCGAGCGCCCAGCGACTTCGCGTACTCAGACGGCATATGGACACTCCCGGTACTGTGCTGGCACCGTAAGGGTTCTTTCCTCACGGTTCGCTACGCTGCGTGACGGTACGGAGTTTGCGACCGCCGGTCAAGTGTTGGTTACCGATGAGTCGCGCCATCCCGTACGAAAGTCACCGGCTGTATCCCAAGTAGACGGGATATGTCCGGTCTGCTCTAGTCAGGCACGTCACCATGGTCAACGCTGCGTTCACTGGTAACGTAGCGTCAGCCATCGGGCCTGTTTTCGCAGGCCCGACCGACATCCTTTAACGACCCGTCCCGTGAGGCGGGGAAGGAGGTCCGCCGTGGCGCAGCCACGCGCAGACGCGCCCAGCAAGATCATTCTGGAAGAGTCCGACCTGCATCGGGTCGT from Actinoplanes derwentensis includes these protein-coding regions:
- the nusB gene encoding transcription antitermination factor NusB; the encoded protein is MAEGPKKERLARRKARKRALDVLFEADLRDLPPSQVLLTYLERIAKPHPEHLEYSKTIIDGVGKHLDRIDELIASYAEGWTIDRMPAVDRNLARIAVYELLFEPDVDDPVAITEAVELAKEMSTDDSPRFLNGLLDRIAAFATR
- the efp gene encoding elongation factor P, which encodes MASTNDLKNGLVLNLDKELWSVVEFQHVKPGKGPAFVRTTLKHVLSGKVVDKTFNAGTKVETATVDKRTMQYLYQDGEDYVFMDLDNYEQIHVPGATVGDNANYLLPEAEATVALHEGVPLYIELATSVYLVVTYTEPGLQGDRSTGGTKPATVETGATVNVPLFITNGEKIKVDTRDGRYLGRS
- the bldD gene encoding transcriptional regulator BldD — protein: MPSEYAKSLGARLRSIRQQQGLSLQGVEEKSNGRWKAVVVGSYERGDRAVTVSRLAELADFYRVPVSELLPDGSGIRLEATNKIVLDLEKLYDTTGEDLAYVARYARAIQQQRGDYNGRVLSIRADDLRALAIVYDISPSGLIERLTEQGVLVADPRAFFAS
- the aroB gene encoding 3-dehydroquinate synthase, which encodes MAARSRTNRVYPVVTRISVTGDRPYDVVVGRGLEGELPAMIDGAARVAVLHPPTLRGRAEAVAKSAGVATVVPIEVPDAEAGKSIEVAARCWDELGAAGFTRTDVVVGVGGGATTDLAGYVAAAWLRGVRWVPVSTSVAGMVDAAVGGKTAVNIAAGKNLVGAFHPPAGVICDLDALDTLPAEDLAAGLAEVVKGGFIADPRILELIEADPARALDPHSDVLRELIERKIRVKADVVGVDLKESGLREILNYGHTLAHAIERRERFSWKHGHAVAVGMIFAAELGRLTGRLDDATAARHRSVLVSLGLPTSYDEGAWDDLLPAMRVDKKARAATLRFVVLNGLAKPGILSGPDEQTLREAYTAVAR
- the aroQ gene encoding type II 3-dehydroquinate dehydratase; this translates as MIYVLNGPNLGRLGLREPGVYGSATYQDLVDMCQGVAEALGRTVEVRQTNAEHEMLEWLYQAADEGADVVLNPGAWTHYNYAVRDACAMLRGKLVEVHISNVHTREEFRHHSVISAVATGVIAGLGFDGYRLALEHIAR